In Ciconia boyciana chromosome 5, ASM3463844v1, whole genome shotgun sequence, the DNA window CACAGTGGCATGTGGCACGCACATTGTCCCAGCAGTAAACACACAGCCTGCTGTGGGTCCCCTTCCATTGAAACACCACCTAACACAGccaaaaaaaaggtgtttgtgcaggagctgggcaggtgGTACGGGGCATATCTGGCTGCAGTGTGAGGAAAGGGAGACCAGGGCAGGCAAGGGACAGCCCAGAGGTTGTGAGGAGGCTGCAGCCTCCGTATCCAGAGctgggccagggctgcagcGCTGTGTCCTGTGCTGGTGTCTTACTGGAGAGGAGATGGAAAAATGCAAGAGTGCAAAAGAGCCCCAGTGAGACCCAGTAGCTGCAAAAACGGCTGTAGAGCGATAGCTTTGAAAGTCTTGACCTGTTCAAGCGATCAAGGCGTGATCTGGGAATGGTGCAGCAGGCATATAGGGACTGTTGGTGGAGTCAGGCCAGCCTGCAGACAGGACATGGGCTTTTCAAGGGGATGATGTGAGGGGTTCTGCAGTGGTGAGGGCTCCCTGGGTGTGTGTGGTTCCCAGAGAGGTACCCGGGCTGAGTCCCCCAGGCCAGACTGTGCCTGGCACTGAGCTTGGGGGAGCGGTGAGGTGCCAGCTCTCCAGGGTGTCTCTGGTGGTCCTGCTCCACAGAGACCCTTCACATCCAGAGGGGCAACTAGCTCGTACTTGCCTGCTTCATCTGGAGTCGCTCATCACAACAGGCAACCTTGCAGCTTGCGTGTTTGGGCTACAAACAAGTTTGGTTCTTCATTACAGAATGGGAAGCATAGCcgaaaagaaagggaaaagaaacctACCCCAGACATGCTTCCACAAGATGCTAGGTGCTTCCACAGGTGTCACTGCAGGCCCCgacagagctgctgcaaagctgcGGGGCTGGTTTGGCCTGATGGAGCCCCACAGCTGGACTCCAGGCCTGGGGCCGCCTGCACCCTCGGGGGGCCGCGTGGAGCAGCAGACCACTGAGCTGTTCCCTCCGTTGCTCCAGCCCCATCCTCTGTCTCCTTGGCCGTTTTGTTCTCCATCTCCCCCCAAaattccccttcctcccctggagGCTGCTCTGGCCACTCACCCCTCCTCCATTCCTTGCTCAGGACATGGAGCTTTTCATCACCACAGGACTTTGTCAAGGGGTTAAAACAGGCTGTTTAGGCTAAGCTGGTCCCTCCCACCCGCTTTTTCCACAGCAAGGGTGTTAACTCAACCCACCTCCCAGGAGGCAACGTCCTGCTGGTCTCCGAGACTTTCTCATCCAGATGTACCGTCTTTCTGGAGGTCCCTAAACAACATAAATCGTTGGGctcagcactgggagcactggatGAGATTTATGTCTCCGTGTGGCTGTCGAAAGTACGCAGGGCAGGGCTCCCTGTGCAGGGGAAGAGCTGTGGCTCTGCAGTCTGGGGGGCTCTGTGTGAGCAGAGGCTGGAAGTCTGCAGGACGCGGTGCAGCTCCGGGGAAGGAGAGGGCGCAGTGTGCTGAGGAGCTCTTGGTGTTGTGGGCTGGCAAGCTGCCCAGATCCCTCTTTGCAAAGAGCCCGTCTGGAGCCTTGGATGACCCCTTGTCCTTGCTGCACAGGCTGAAACGCTGGGGGCTGAACTGCTACATGTACGCGCCCAAGGATGAGCTGAAGCACCGGCTGCTCTGGCGAGAGCCCTACACAGAGCATGAGGCAGGTAGCGGCTCTGCTGGGCCCCAGCACGGGTGGGCTGCAGGCGTCCTGGGTCCTCAAGGGTGAAGCATGGTCTGCACCTCAGCCAGGGTCAGGCTGGCTGTTACCACTCTTCCTGCCAGGAACCTGCCCATTGCAGGGAGCCCTGCGGGCCCTGCCTAGTGCAAGGAGACCCCCGGACCCTGCCCAGTACAAGGAGCCTCCCCAGACCCTGCCCATCACATGGAATCACCTAGGAGCCCACCCAGCATGGGGAGCTCCCCACGTGGGTCTCTGGCAATATGGTCAAATATGCCGGGGTCCACAGACCCTTGCGGAGAGTCCTCTGTGCCCCAAGGGACTGGAAACTGGCTCCCCTGGGCCTCTCCCCTCCAGATGCTCTCTCATGCCTCCCGATGccctcagctccttcctttcGGGCCACTGTGgttccctctccctccatcccttgtctccctccatcccttgcctccctccatcccttgcCTCCCCGTGCTCACAGCCCCCCCTCTGCTTTGTCCCCAGCCTGCATGCAGTCTCTCATCGAAGCTGCCCAAGAGCAGGGTGTGGAGTTTGTTTTCGCCATTTCCGCTGGCCAGGACATGGTGTTTTCAAGTGCCGGGGATcggctcctgctgcagcaaaaaCTCAGGCAGGTACCGTGGGCCATTCCTTCATCCCACTGCTCCTTGGCAAGGGGCACGCATGCTTAAGAGTGGGCCCCACGCCCACCCCAAAGGCTGGTGTGGGGCCGAAaacccctcctgctgctgcacatcagggagcagctctgtggggtGTCTGGTGGCAGATGTGCTGTCCCTGTCACAGCGACAGAGAGCCGAGGGCTCCGTTGGATGCCTGACTGCTAGCGGGCAGGACTGGGGGCAGGAAAGAGACTGGCCAAGCCCCAGAGCTTGCTGGGCAGCACCACAGGCTGGTGCAGGCTGGTGCTGAGCCCCCGGTCCCCAGGGAGGGTAAAGAGCTGCCAGCATGGCAGGTTTGCTCCGTGGGCAGCTGCTCCTCCCCACGGCACAgtccaggcagcagctgccctgtgctgtgccatgcccGGCCACCtctccagctgcccccagccagcCTTGGTGCAGGGAGCACCTGCCCGGGCGTGCAGCGAGGCTCCTCCCGATGCTCTGCCggcctctgctcctgctgcagggctgccagtgctgcagggCGATGCGGGGGTGCGGTGCGGGGGAGAGGATGTGGCAGGCGGCGAGCGGGGCTGCCTGGCAGTGGCATGGCGAGAGCAGGCTCTGGGCCACCGCAGCACCGACTCTGGTTTCAAAGGGCTCCCGGCCCACAGCAGACACGGCCATGCCCAAGGCTTGGAGCAAGGTGGGCCGTGGCCGTGGGGCCGGCACGCGCCCGCAGAGCGGCTGGGCCTTGTGCGTGGCATCCGCTGGGCAGGTGTGGGGGGACGCGGCGAGGGCTGTTCTGCTCGCCCTGTCCGTCCGGGCGCCCCAGAACTCTGCTGTCCTTATGGGGCCCAGGTGGCAGGGGCTCGTCCGGAGCACACTgcctcctttctctctgctgcccagggaTCCTAGCAGCCCGTGCCCATGCCCGCAGGTGGCTGCCATGGGGTGCCACTCCTTCGCACTGCTCTTTGACGACATCGACCCCTGCATGTGCCAAGCTGACAGAGACGTCTTCCCCTCCCTGGCACAGGCTCAGGCCTCTGTGGCCAATGAGGTGTACCGGGAGCTGGACCAACCCTCCGTCTTCCTCTTCTGCCCTACAGGTACCGCCTGCAGCCGTGCGGCCCCAGCCACCCCACCCCTGGTAGCCCGGTGTTTGGCCAACCGTGGCACCCCACAGCAGACCAGGGTGCCCTTTGGCTGGCTGCACCCAGCAGCTGTGTCTGCTGAGAGCTGACTGCCCTGACAGCCTCCAcggctccccccagccccctcatGCTCCTGCGGGAGCCCTGGAGATCTCAGGACTAGGACAGGACCAGGCTGCAGACCGGCTGGCACTTCAGCAGCCACGCACGCTGTATTCCCTGCACCGCgcatctccccagcccctctccatTGATCCCAggcagcctctcctctcctggtcTCTCTGCCCCTCAAGGGTTGCTCTGTGCTGTCTCCCCAGAGTACTGCAGCTCCCTgtgctctcccagccccagccagtcCTACTACTTGCTGACCCTCGGCCAGGAGCTGCTCCCAGGGATTGGTGTCATCTGGACAGGTGAGCGCCTGGCTCTGTGAGGTGTGTGGCCCTGTGCAGCTTCTCAGCAAGAGCCGGCGTCTGCAAACCCCGCAGCCACGGGCTCCGTCCCGGGAGAGGCACCAGCAAGGGGCCCCATCGTGGTGTCTTTCAGCATCGGGGTGCgcagccccagccaggcaggcagTGGGTCGGGCTGTGGGTCTGCTCTCCTTCTGGCTAGGGAGAGTGGGGTGGGGTGACTCGACCCTCATCTCCATGCTCAGTGCCCAGATGTGTGCATGTCCCCGTTGTGAGTGTGCACGATGGACTGCGCTGCCTGCGTGCTCCACGCACATCCGTGCCGTGATGCTCCAGGCCCAAAGGTGGTGTCACAGGAGCTCTCAGCCAcgctgctggaggaggtggagggtgTCCTGCGGCGCCGCCCCATCATCTGGGACAACCTGTATGCCAACGACTATGACTGCAGACGTGTCTTCCTGGGCCCCTACACGGGACGTGCCCCCGGCCTCATGCCCAGGGTCCGTGGACTGCTCCTCAACCCCAACTGTGAGCTCCAGGCCAACTTCATCCCCATACACACATTGGGCAGCTGGTTTCGGAGCgagctggggagctgtgccCACCCTGATCACGCAGGTACCTGGCCCCAGCGCCCCAGGCAGCTCTGTATGTGGGCCCCCAGTGCCGGCAGTGAGATTGTGCACCCAGGGCAGGGCCCTGCCCGTCGCTGCCCATCTTTGCCGTGGCCCTGCAGGCTTTCCTGCATGGCAGCCTGGGCGAGGTGTCTCACCTGGCTGGGCACCACCTGACAGCCCGGGACAGGGGATCCATCCTGGGGGCATCTCCTTgggcgggggggctgcccaCCCTCAGTGTGGCATGGGATAGCTCCGTCAAGCAAAGAGTGGGGCTGCCCAGGCTGATGAGCTCCAGTTCCTTAGGGATGGAGACTGCGGCAGCCCTGGGGGACAGACAAGGCCCACAGGAGGGCAGCTACAGCCCCCAGGAGGCCTTGGAGCTGGCGCTGCATGACTGGGTGGCTGAGATAAACCGGCAGGCCTTGGAGCCAGGTAGGTGATGAACTCGCACCGTGCAGCGTCCCTCACCCCCTCCGGAGCGCTGGACTGGCTCTGCTGGGGGCTCGGTAGGGTGAGGGAGCCCCATGCCCTGCCTGTTTGGATGGGGCGCTGTGGCTGGTGCGGCAGCGGCGTCTGTGCGTGTTGTGGTGGGCAGGCGTGGGTGTCCATCGCGCCATGCtgccccatgggtgctcctgccctggctgcatCCCAGAGGGGGTCTCCTCGGCTGGCAGCGTGGGAGCCTGGGCCATGATACGGCTCTGGAAGAGGGGGTTCAGCCACCTGCAAGCTTGGTGTTTTGCAATGTTTGCCTCTGCAAAGCatgtggcctcaccagccaCGGAGGCCTGAACTCCAGAGCAGAGAGCAATGCAAAGCCCGTGATACTGCCAGCTTGGAGATGGAGCTTCTTGGCGTGGCCGCCCCTAGGGCTGTCCTGCCCCACGGGCAGTAGTTTCCATGCAGGTGCCAGATGTGCTGCCCCCTTGCTCCTTTCTGCCAGGAGGAAGGACCCCAGGACACCCCAGCATCAGCCTCAAGGGAGGAAcaaagctgcagcctggcacagcGGGAGGACAGGAGGTCATgcctggcccccagccccaagaCTCTGTTCCCAGTGGGGCAGACCAGCATGGCCCTGAGCCCTGCAGCGTGGCaccaggggagggaaggaggaaggtgaCCTCAGAGCCCGAGAAGGGCAGTGGGAGCAGGAGCCCCAGTGACAGTCAGCAAAGCCTCACAAGGGACGGGGACCAGCTCACCACAGGGACCAGAGAGAGCTGTGAgccctcctctgctctgcccagcacagctgggagtGCCCAGTCCACAGGAACCCTGGTGGCTACGGAGACCCTCCACAGCCCAGCCCCCCCCATGTGCTGCAGCGAGGAGGCCAACACCAGCCAGAACCTTCCCCTACCCACCAGTGATGCCAGGACAGGGGGTggcagctccccccagccccccagcagtACCCAGCCTGAGGCCAGCAGGGCTGACATGCCCCAGACACCCCCAGGGCCTGGGGCTTgtgccagccctggccccccaGCACTGCTCACTGATGGGGCTGgcgccagccctggccccccaACACTGCTCACTGATGGGGCTGGCGCCAGCCCTGGGCCCCCAGCACCACTCACTGATGAGGCTGGTGCTAGCCCTGGCCCCACGGCACCATTGACCCCAGAGGAGGCTGGGTCCAGCCCCATGGCCCTGCTGACCCTGGAGGAGGCTGGGTCTGGCCCCCCGGTACCACTGACCCCCAAGGAGGCCAGGTCCAGCTCCACAGCACCGGTGACCCCAGAAGAGGCCAGGTCCAGCCCTATGGCACTGCTGACCCCGGAGGAGGCCAGGACCAGCCCCATAGCACCGGTGACCCCAGAGGAGGCTGGGTCTGTCCCTACGGCACTGCTGATCCTCAAGGAGGCCGGgtccagccccacagcaccacTGACCCCAGAGGAGGCCAGGGCCAGCCCCATGGCACTGCTGACTCTGGGGGAGGTGCGGATGCTGGTGGAGCTCTTCTACCTGCCCTACCATCATGGGCCACTGGCACAGCATCTCCTGGAGCACTTTCGGTGGCTCCAGGCAAACAGCCTCAGCGTGGGAGTCCCGGCCACGGCACCCGATGCCTGCAGGGTAAGGCTGGTCCGGGCACTGCTGCGGGATGGTGCCTGTCATGGTTGATGGTTGCGCTGACTCCCGGTCCGTCCGCAGGGCACACAGTGGCGTGGCCGAGCCCAGTCCTTCCAGCTGCTCTGCGCTCAGATATGCCGCCTGCACAGCCACTTCGTCAGCAGCGCCGGACGGGCGCTGCTCTACGACCTCCACCCCTACCTCTGGGACATCCGCAACATGCTGCTGGCCGCCAGTGCCTTCGTCCTCTGGCTGGGTATGTGGCTAATGCCAGCCCCGAGCCAGCCCCTGTGGCCCCATAGTGCGTATTCGCACCCCGGCCAAATCCAGCTACGTTGAAGTGCAGGGGCCCCTGGGCGCTGTGGCACAGCCAGGGCATCTGGAGCTTGTTCAGTGGTGATCCACTGTTTGCCCCCCTAAAGAGGTGAAGGTGTCTGGGACTCCCTTCCAGAGGTCTGGGGTCCCTGTGTccagccggggtgccagggtCTCTCCTGGGAGTCACCTCCCCTTGACACCTTCACCGCTGCTGACCTGTGTCCTGTGCTCACCACTTCGCCTCCTTTGCAGATGGCCATCTCCTCTGCAACCCTGACCCCAAGGGCATCTGGGGAAGCTGCTTTGGCTGTAAGTACCGGTGTTGCCCTGGCTCACCCGCCTGGGCAGTGGggccctggctgctgccctcCATCACCTCCAACCCTgcggcagcagccagcactcACCCTCGGGCTGCCCTTTCCCACGCTCCGCCTGCTGAGCAGAGCGGGAATGGCCATGGGAAGGCTGGCACCCCTGTGTGCCCTGACACACCGAGGCAGGATGTGGcactgctgctggggacagggcagtCATCGGAGCAGCTCTTCACCATCTCTCACAATCTAGAAGGAATGCATATTTCTACGATATGGTTCCTCAGTCCTTTTAATGCAAAGACCCCTTAGCCTTTCTGATAAAAGGGCTCCATGGGCCACTGGGAGCAGTAATGCCCTGGGTGACAGAGGTGAGGTTGGATTTTGAATGTTGTGCATCACTTTGGAAGCCCCTTTTCCTCTGGTTTAGGGTTCCCTGGTTGCTCTGTGGGCCTTGCAACCTCTCCTCTTCCAGATGACAACCTGAGAGGGTCTCCAAGTTCAGCGTGAGACGGGGCCATGTGCCTTGAACCACTCCCGCAGGGACGCAGACGCACGCAGGGCAAGTTCTTGcaggcactgcagagctggctggctgggcagcAAAGCAGCGTGCTGCTCTCTGTGCCAGGCTGCACCTTTTCAACTGTAGCCAGGAGCTGTGTCTTTACCTTACACCTTTCATGGAGGCAAGATCACTCCTTTCCCCATTCCCCCACTTCAAGCCCTGTTGCGGAGGGTGTGCTGCTACCCCAATGCATGGGGCTGGCTGCCTGAGCCCAGGTGAGGTCCTGTGCCCAGGCTGCACAGCTGTGGTGGCAGATCCTTGGAGCTGTGACCAGTGTGGATCGTGATGTTGCTGTATGACGGAGGCTGATGTCCTCCTGGCTCAGCAGGTTTTTGTTCACCTCGCACGTGtctgtctcctgctgcctccagggTGCCAGAGCATCACTGCCCCGATGCTGTTGGGGGGGGACGCTGAGCCCTGGGCGCGTCGTGGGGGCCTCTTTGGAGAGCTGCAGGTGAGAGCATGCCCGTATCTGTGGGGGCTGAAGGAGCCATGGGGAAGCCAGGACCctagctgctgctcctggccctgccaTTGGGTTGCTGCAAGCTtgggaaggcagagctgccccgGGCCTCTGCACCTTGACTGCAGCTCCTGGGGTTTAGGGTGACTCAGAGGgaccctcctcctgctgcctccaggaCAAGGTTTGGAGTCAGGACAACCTGCTCCCTGATGGACTGTATCTCTTCCAGGCACTGCTGCCCGTGGGGAACAGCTGTGACCTCTTCTACCACCCACCTCCGCTCTTCCCATCCAGCCAGCTGTACCTCCTGCGCCCGCTGCTGCCCCTGGACAAGGTGGGAGCCACGGCCCGAAGGGGCGGGCCACCCCACCCAGGCCAGAGCTCACCTTTGCGTGGCCTGTGCTGTATGTGCGCTGAGATATGTGCTTTGCTGTTGACCCCAAGACTGAGCTTGCAGTGCAGGGTGATGCAGGTCGGAAGGGACCTCTGCAGTCcagcccctgctcagagcaggccAGCCTGGGGCAGGTCACCCAGGGCTGTTTCCAGCAGCGTGTCAGCCCCCTGGGCTGGAGAGCAGGTGCTGTGGCCAGCGGCCTCGGCAGGGACCATCACCCGCCTCCCTGCAACGAGCGCCCAGGCAGAGCCCCtcctggcagccagcagcaggagagggagacCCAGCTCAGAAGTGAGCAGCAGGCACAGCCGCAGATAAACTGGCACAGACTCGAGGTCACCAGGTTGTGAGGGCAATCTCCAGAGCACCCCCAGCAATGGCTGCGGGCAGATGCCAGGGAAGATCCAGAGCAGGACAAGTCGGGATGGCGACCTCCTGCAGCCTTCATCAGTCTGCAGCTCTGGGCCCTGCCTGAGCCTGTTGAGGTTCATCTCCAAATCAGTCTCTTCTTCAAACACTCATCCAGTTTACAGGATGATTCCCCActggagaggcagcagcctCTGTCAGCCGTGACCTGCTTGCTGCCAGCCCCGCCGCTCTGTTTGACATCCCAGCGGTTTGATGGGacggggagggaaagggagaattTGGAAGTGGGTGGACACACAAGTTAGACTGCTGCCGAATCCAGCAGAGCTCTGGGTTCCCCACAGTCTGCAGCGAACACCCTGCTCCCTCTCCTAGCTGAAGGAAATGCTAACGCTGCAGATCCAGCCATCATGGACACAACTGCACAGCTCTGCTAAATACAGTACCCGGCAATGCACAGCTGCAGCGCTTGTAAATAACAGAGGAGGAGTTGCAAGCACATGAGAGCAGATTATAGTATCAGACTGCAGCTGTCAGCAATTCCCATTGCAagagtttgttttcagttgccTGTTGTCAGATTTCA includes these proteins:
- the LOC140651992 gene encoding protein O-GlcNAcase-like; this translates as MAGRPRFLCGVVEGFYGRPWSMEQRKLLFQWLKRWGLNCYMYAPKDELKHRLLWREPYTEHEPACSLSSKLPKSRVWSLFSPFPLARTWCFQVPGIGSCCSKNSGRDPSSPCPCPQVAAMGCHSFALLFDDIDPCMCQADRDVFPSLAQAQASVANEVYRELDQPSVFLFCPTEYCSSLCSPSPSQSYYLLTLGQELLPGIGVIWTGPKVVSQELSATLLEEVEGVLRRRPIIWDNLYANDYDCRRVFLGPYTGRAPGLMPRVRGLLLNPNCELQANFIPIHTLGSWFRSELGSCAHPDHAGMETAAALGDRQGPQEGSYSPQEALELALHDWVAEINRQALEPGGRTPGHPSISLKGGTKLQPGTAGGQEVMPGPQPQDSVPSGADQHGPEPCSVAPGEGRRKVTSEPEKGSGSRSPSDSQQSLTRDGDQLTTGTRESCEPSSALPSTAGSAQSTGTLVATETLHSPAPPMCCSEEANTSQNLPLPTSDARTGGGSSPQPPSSTQPEASRADMPQTPPGPGACASPGPPALLTDGAGASPGPPTLLTDGAGASPGPPAPLTDEAGASPGPTAPLTPEEAGSSPMALLTLEEAGSGPPVPLTPKEARSSSTAPVTPEEARSSPMALLTPEEARTSPIAPVTPEEAGSVPTALLILKEAGSSPTAPLTPEEARASPMALLTLGEVRMLVELFYLPYHHGPLAQHLLEHFRWLQANSLSVGVPATAPDACRGTQWRGRAQSFQLLCAQICRLHSHFVSSAGRALLYDLHPYLWDIRNMLLAASAFVLWLDGHLLCNPDPKGIWGSCFGWCQSITAPMLLGGDAEPWARRGGLFGELQALLPVGNSCDLFYHPPPLFPSSQLYLLRPLLPLDKGELYQMCQESLDCDPKVAEILAAHPDLLGDRLLGSFLSLSPEYTFVLEDEGGLCGYAAGALCAEGFLQQRDSSWLPAIRHKYPRDLGAGAPALGQDALEEALLFFHTEPPAVPLPVLRRFPSLVQLGTAPRVLDVGASRSLAIGLLSALRANGSRGVFCQVSAADRQQLSFYSKLGFVALPVAWGSSPGTRLLGRLL